AGCAAAAATCTTAAATGGAGTACATGTAACAAGTACACCTGGAATAAAAGATGACATGATGAATGCAGGTGCTATTTGGCACGATGAGGCTGTAGTTGTCGATGGACATATCATTTCAAGTCGACGTCCACCGGATTTACCTGACTATATGAGAGAATTTATAAAAGTCTTAACAAAGTAGGGCTACAGCTTTAGCTTACTAAAATTACATATATGTGTAGACTTTTTCAGACTATTGTTGAACCGTTTTGTCATTATGGTTTGATGTTTTAGTATGATTAACTAAAAGTAAACTCCTTTAAACCAGAAATGCCCAATATTTGTTCTGGTTTAAAGGGGTTTTTTGTATGAAAGAGAATTAAATAGTAAGAAGAAACTTTTTGGGGTGGGGATCGTATGAAACTGGAAGTGACCAACAAGAAAATGGATGTTTTACTAAGATTCTTAATTAGTTGTGTGATTATATTTTGTATTTTTCAATGGAATAAAATGAGAACCGAGGTAAAAGAAACAGAGCTACGAAACGAATGGCAAACTGAAGCCAGTCTTAAAGAAATAGCTACAATCTTTTTTCAAATAGACACAACATTGAAGCAATATGAGTTTCCAATCAATCAAGAAGTAAAAAATTATTTCCAAGATAGTTTGAAAAAAGATTACCACCATTTTCATTACCACTGGCACTCGGTACATTCCAATACTGAAGATCCATACATACGAACAACTATCGAAGAGTATAGTATTGAAATTGAAAGTGTACTTAAGCAATTAAGCGGTATGGAGTATACAGAAGAAGAAAAGAAGTTGGCAATGGAGGCTTTTCATTCCGCATCAGAGGAATTATATACGCTAATTGAACATCAAGATTTTAATTTAGAAAATGTAAAGGATAAGGAAGGATTGATTAAATTATTTAAGCAACTTGCAAAGCGGCTGGAAGTACTGGATCGGATGTGAAAGGAGTTAATCTATGAAGTATCATGTGGATAAGAGATTGACCTATTTATATACGGGCGAGACTGTAGCAATTTTCATGTTCATTGGACTCAGCTATATGTGGAATCAAACATTTCCAACATATCAATTGTATTCACTTTACTCTTTTTGGGGTTCTTTTTCGGTGTTTTTGTTTATTTTAGTACAGGGAAGTGTTTACTGGTATAGCAAACAGAAACAACTTCGCAATTTTCATTCCATGAAAGTACCTTATAGTGTTTTGAGAGGATTACAATTGTGTAAGACAACTAATATGATTTGTATACTGTTCATTCCCTTGTTATTTATACTTGATGGGATTTTGTTTTGGTCAGACATACCAACTTCTGGATTAGCTGTCAGTTTATTTTTCTATCTATTTGCCATTGCTGAACATATTAACTACTATTATATCCAGCTTTCTTACGACAATCGTTCTGACATTGACTATTTATTAAAACAAAAGAAACTAAAACGTTCACAGCTTTATAGGGAATTAAAGGATATGTAAGTATAAGGCATTTATTATTTTCTACATATACAGAAAGTACCTTTTAAAGACTTTTACTAGCAGTTACTAAACTGAAAGTAAAAGTTTTTTTGTTTTTACCATTTTTTATTAAAAAGTTGAACAATTTTATAGACCTCCTTCGTCAAAAGGTAAATGGCCAAATAGGGGGAGTACAGATGAAACGATTACATTACATATTTATATTGGTTGTGATTAGTAGTTTGTTAGCAGGGTGTACGAGTGTGAGTAAAGAAAAGGTGGACGTTCAAATAACAGGTGATACTCAATATAATCCCAATCTAAAAAGGGTACATGTTGCAGGGAAAAGTAACTTAGAGGCAGGAACGATCCTTACACTCTTTG
This genomic stretch from Bacillus sp. BGMRC 2118 harbors:
- a CDS encoding general stress protein; the encoded protein is MKYHVDKRLTYLYTGETVAIFMFIGLSYMWNQTFPTYQLYSLYSFWGSFSVFLFILVQGSVYWYSKQKQLRNFHSMKVPYSVLRGLQLCKTTNMICILFIPLLFILDGILFWSDIPTSGLAVSLFFYLFAIAEHINYYYIQLSYDNRSDIDYLLKQKKLKRSQLYRELKDM